Proteins encoded within one genomic window of Candidatus Neomarinimicrobiota bacterium:
- a CDS encoding PhoH family protein, translated as MNSKEKIFVLDTNVILHDSGCIYHFQEHNVVIPITVLEELDSFKKGNETLNFHAREFVRELDSLSGDHLFNGGVNIGPEKGNISIFLEKEFHDDLKFNFSPRKPDHHILNTAYQLAEDHQEKEIILVSKDVNLRMKAKSLGLMAQDYMTDQVKDISALYTGLRVEENLPENVIEQMYQVPFEVEASALPVKNPLNPNEYLIMRNGRKSALGVYNPFTLNVHRVEKTSVYGITPRNAEQTFALNALMNTDIPLVSISGKAGTGKTLLALAAALERRKNYRQIYLARPIVPLSNKDIGFLPGDIQSKLDPYMQPLYDNLGVIQNQFPNSNSRNRRIKEMLEEEKLVISPLSYIRGRSLVNIYFIVDEAQNLTPHEIKTIITRAGEGTKVIFTGDIYQIDHPYLDSQSNGLSYLIDKMQGQKIYAHINLEKGERSELAELASNLL; from the coding sequence ATGAATTCTAAAGAAAAAATCTTTGTTCTGGATACCAACGTCATCCTCCACGATAGCGGCTGCATTTATCACTTCCAGGAGCACAATGTTGTCATTCCCATCACGGTATTGGAAGAACTGGATTCATTCAAAAAAGGAAATGAAACACTAAACTTTCACGCCCGGGAGTTTGTCCGCGAACTGGACTCCCTGAGTGGTGATCATCTGTTCAACGGCGGGGTAAATATCGGCCCGGAGAAGGGGAATATCAGTATCTTCCTGGAGAAGGAATTCCACGATGATCTCAAGTTCAATTTTTCGCCCCGGAAACCGGATCATCACATTTTGAATACGGCGTACCAGTTGGCGGAGGACCATCAGGAGAAGGAGATCATCCTGGTCTCCAAAGATGTGAATCTCCGGATGAAAGCCAAATCGCTGGGACTCATGGCGCAGGATTATATGACGGATCAGGTCAAAGATATTTCTGCATTGTACACCGGGCTCAGGGTGGAGGAAAATCTGCCGGAAAACGTCATCGAACAGATGTATCAGGTACCATTCGAGGTGGAGGCGAGCGCGCTGCCGGTAAAGAATCCTCTCAATCCAAACGAATATCTGATTATGCGGAACGGCCGGAAATCAGCACTTGGAGTGTACAATCCATTTACGCTCAACGTCCACCGGGTGGAAAAGACCTCAGTCTACGGCATTACTCCGCGAAATGCCGAGCAGACCTTTGCGCTGAACGCGTTGATGAACACAGACATTCCACTGGTCAGTATCTCCGGTAAGGCCGGTACCGGGAAAACTTTGCTGGCGCTGGCAGCAGCGCTGGAGAGACGGAAGAACTACCGGCAGATTTATCTTGCCCGCCCCATTGTTCCACTCAGTAATAAAGACATTGGCTTCCTGCCCGGGGATATCCAGTCCAAACTCGATCCGTACATGCAGCCGCTCTATGATAATCTGGGTGTCATCCAGAACCAGTTCCCGAACTCCAATTCCAGGAATCGCCGCATTAAGGAGATGCTGGAGGAAGAAAAACTGGTTATCTCGCCCCTCTCGTATATCCGCGGCCGGAGCCTGGTGAATATCTATTTTATCGTGGATGAGGCACAAAATTTAACCCCGCACGAGATTAAGACGATTATCACCCGCGCCGGCGAGGGCACCAAGGTGATTTTCACCGGCGATATTTATCAGATCGATCACCCGTATCTGGACAGCCAGTCCAACGGTCTCAGCTATCTTATTGATAAAATGCAGGGCCAAAAGATCTACGCTCACATCAATCTGGAAAAGGGTGAACGGTCCGAGCTGGCGGAATTGGCGAGTAATCTGCTGTAA
- a CDS encoding glycosyltransferase codes for MTVLFLALAIFYVLNAIYYMMGVRKAVRLNGKMHGTASLPSVSVIVPARNEESNLITCIDHLLMQDYPSELYEIILVNDRSSDQTSQIISGYAEKHPNVTAMNVVPSQTGSADKKGAIALGVEASRGDILMTTDADTRNNPDWVREMASSFEPGTGVVFGMTVFQGNGHPLDHYQALDTGTLNLVSAAMAANGTAVTCSGANMAFRRQAYEDANGYNGHLHIRAGTDDLLLQRIDKYTKWLIKPLVTPKSFVYTAPVDNLRGMINQRARWASTGIVYPKRWIRGYLVLLYLSLVAFVAAPFLVSWPVAAAIWGVKLIADLLMAKQITRTLQDKSLWRGFLSVFFGQPVIVTVAGLLGTLGKFTWK; via the coding sequence GTGACCGTACTGTTTCTGGCCCTGGCGATTTTTTACGTGCTGAATGCTATCTATTATATGATGGGTGTTCGAAAAGCTGTCCGCCTAAACGGTAAGATGCATGGAACCGCCTCGCTGCCATCTGTCAGCGTCATAGTACCCGCCCGGAATGAAGAGTCCAATCTGATTACTTGCATCGATCATTTACTCATGCAGGATTATCCCTCGGAGCTGTACGAAATCATTTTAGTGAATGATCGCTCCAGCGATCAGACCAGCCAAATTATTTCCGGATATGCAGAGAAGCATCCCAACGTCACCGCCATGAATGTCGTCCCGAGTCAAACCGGCTCCGCGGATAAAAAGGGTGCCATTGCGCTGGGTGTAGAAGCCAGCCGGGGAGACATCCTGATGACGACGGATGCCGATACCCGGAATAATCCGGATTGGGTCCGGGAAATGGCATCCTCCTTTGAACCAGGTACGGGCGTGGTTTTCGGGATGACGGTTTTCCAGGGAAACGGTCATCCGCTGGATCATTATCAGGCACTGGACACCGGCACACTGAATCTCGTCTCCGCAGCAATGGCCGCCAACGGAACCGCTGTGACCTGCTCCGGAGCGAATATGGCCTTCCGGCGCCAGGCGTACGAAGATGCCAACGGGTATAACGGCCATCTTCACATCCGGGCCGGAACTGATGATCTCCTGCTCCAGCGAATCGATAAATACACAAAGTGGCTGATTAAACCGTTGGTTACACCGAAAAGCTTTGTCTATACTGCACCGGTGGACAACCTCCGGGGGATGATAAACCAGCGGGCTCGCTGGGCCTCAACAGGAATTGTCTACCCCAAACGTTGGATTCGTGGGTATTTGGTGCTACTCTACCTTTCACTGGTAGCATTTGTGGCCGCGCCGTTTTTGGTCTCCTGGCCGGTCGCCGCAGCCATCTGGGGAGTGAAGCTGATTGCCGATCTGCTCATGGCCAAACAGATTACCCGTACTCTGCAAGATAAATCTCTCTGGCGAGGATTTCTCTCTGTGTTCTTCGGTCAGCCGGTGATCGTCACCGTTGCAGGACTCCTGGGCACCCTGGGCAAATTTACCTGGAAATGA
- a CDS encoding class I SAM-dependent methyltransferase has protein sequence MNKLRNHEQRVGWITRIKSRLKSLLRFQPFRYFRVSRKQWNEQYREGEWEYLCSPEQSAHYAVIAEFVHWYAPDGSVLDVGCGEGILQPTLARYGYSTYVGIDISDAAIRKAEERENAATSFKVSAANEYVPEQQFDAILFNEVLYYFKNPEEIAERYASYLLEDGVIIVSMWKSHGTGRIWNILDSRFTVLQEVELNPGNALARTVKVLRGKGN, from the coding sequence ATGAATAAGTTACGGAACCATGAACAACGCGTTGGCTGGATTACCCGCATAAAGTCAAGACTGAAGAGCCTTTTGCGCTTCCAGCCGTTTCGATACTTTCGGGTATCCCGGAAACAATGGAATGAACAATACCGTGAGGGAGAATGGGAATATCTCTGCAGTCCGGAACAATCAGCGCACTACGCGGTAATTGCCGAATTCGTTCATTGGTATGCGCCTGATGGTAGCGTGTTAGATGTCGGATGCGGTGAAGGCATTTTGCAACCAACTTTGGCTCGCTACGGCTACAGTACATACGTGGGAATCGATATTTCCGATGCGGCAATCAGGAAAGCAGAGGAGAGAGAAAACGCCGCCACTTCCTTCAAAGTCTCCGCAGCGAATGAATATGTACCTGAGCAACAATTTGATGCTATTCTCTTCAATGAAGTATTGTATTATTTTAAGAATCCGGAAGAGATAGCCGAGCGCTACGCCTCCTACCTTCTTGAAGATGGAGTAATCATTGTGTCAATGTGGAAGTCTCACGGAACGGGACGTATTTGGAACATACTCGATTCGCGCTTTACGGTGCTCCAGGAGGTTGAACTCAACCCCGGGAATGCGTTGGCCCGGACGGTGAAAGTACTGCGCGGAAAGGGCAACTAG
- a CDS encoding ribonuclease E inhibitor RraB, whose translation MGRKSEKNKIAHPHSGEEILEQLRRFGSDVNRKHEMTFWLYYPSEDLASRAAVKAKSSGLHPEIAPPIENSPHDSWLCLLYCPHVPDELILDGVIEFCEQLAEEFSGTYDGWEARLELPDGADPDIPPFENT comes from the coding sequence ATGGGCAGGAAAAGCGAAAAGAACAAAATCGCCCATCCCCATTCCGGGGAGGAGATCCTGGAGCAGCTCCGGCGGTTCGGCTCCGACGTCAACCGGAAACACGAAATGACCTTCTGGCTCTATTACCCTTCCGAAGATCTGGCAAGCCGGGCGGCGGTTAAAGCGAAATCGAGTGGTCTGCACCCCGAGATTGCTCCGCCCATTGAAAATTCTCCCCATGACAGTTGGCTCTGTCTGCTATACTGTCCGCATGTGCCGGACGAACTTATTCTGGACGGCGTCATTGAGTTCTGCGAACAGTTGGCGGAGGAATTTAGTGGCACATACGACGGATGGGAGGCCCGGCTGGAACTGCCGGATGGGGCGGATCCTGATATTCCGCCATTTGAAAATACGTAG
- a CDS encoding cation:proton antiporter, whose translation MGIAGDIVIIVIAGFFGGILMRLLKQPFVLGYILAGIIIGPYTGLFTITNIHEIEMLAEIGVALLLFALGLEFSLKELKPVRSIALAGTPIQILLTIAFGYGVGRVIGLDWHASIWLGALLSLSSTMVVLKTLMSQGYMGTLSSRVMIGMLLVQDLAIVPMIIILPQLHDPQGGLATIGFAALKAGLFLLGMIFLGTKLIPVILRRVVRWESRELFLLTITAIGLGVGYGTYRFGLSFALGAFVAGLVISESEYSHQALSDIIPLRDLFGLLFFTSVGMLLDPRFLMANIDSVLLLLFLAMGMKSLIFGTVSWAFGYRRVVPLAVGFGLAQIGEFSFVLARVGLQTGSIDQDLYSLVLSTAIISMFFTPFVSQLVSPMYRILQRFQSSEPAYQFDLPEGEFTDHVIIAGGGHIGENIGRILRKLGLQFVIIEFDINRADRMRKDGLSVMYGDASESVVLEAAGLRDAALLIATMPAAIEINSIVAHATVLNPDVDIVARADTLEHLQYLQKQGIFEVVQPEFEASLEMTRQALTHLNVPEEEISQFIQETHVEFYKQLQEAASPE comes from the coding sequence ATGGGTATCGCTGGAGACATAGTCATTATTGTGATTGCCGGGTTTTTCGGCGGCATCCTGATGCGGCTTTTGAAGCAGCCGTTTGTGCTGGGATACATTCTTGCAGGTATTATTATCGGTCCGTATACCGGCCTGTTCACCATTACCAATATTCACGAAATCGAGATGCTCGCAGAGATAGGCGTCGCACTCCTGCTGTTCGCTCTGGGGCTGGAATTCTCGTTGAAGGAACTTAAACCAGTACGCTCAATTGCTCTGGCCGGTACCCCGATTCAGATCCTGCTGACTATCGCGTTTGGATATGGTGTAGGTCGGGTTATCGGGTTGGACTGGCACGCGTCTATATGGCTGGGCGCATTGCTCTCCCTGTCAAGTACCATGGTCGTGCTCAAAACGCTGATGAGTCAGGGATATATGGGTACCCTCTCCAGCCGGGTGATGATCGGGATGCTGCTGGTTCAGGATCTGGCAATTGTTCCGATGATTATCATTTTACCGCAGCTCCATGACCCGCAGGGAGGACTAGCTACTATTGGCTTTGCGGCGCTCAAGGCAGGGCTGTTTCTCCTGGGCATGATTTTTCTTGGCACGAAGCTCATTCCAGTAATTTTGCGGCGGGTTGTCCGCTGGGAATCCCGGGAACTGTTTCTGCTGACCATCACTGCCATTGGACTCGGTGTAGGCTATGGGACATACCGGTTCGGGCTCTCCTTTGCACTCGGCGCCTTCGTAGCCGGACTGGTGATCAGCGAATCAGAATACAGTCACCAGGCGCTATCCGATATTATTCCGCTCCGGGACCTCTTCGGTCTCCTGTTTTTTACCTCGGTGGGCATGCTGCTCGATCCCCGGTTTCTCATGGCCAACATCGACAGCGTGCTGTTATTACTCTTTCTGGCCATGGGAATGAAAAGCCTGATTTTCGGTACCGTGAGCTGGGCGTTTGGGTATCGCCGGGTCGTACCGCTTGCCGTGGGATTTGGGTTGGCGCAGATTGGAGAGTTCTCTTTTGTCCTTGCCCGGGTTGGACTTCAAACCGGCTCAATCGACCAGGATCTCTACTCGCTCGTGCTGTCTACAGCGATTATCTCGATGTTTTTTACGCCATTTGTCTCACAGCTGGTCTCGCCGATGTACCGGATACTGCAGCGGTTTCAATCGTCAGAACCCGCGTACCAATTCGATTTGCCGGAGGGGGAATTTACCGATCATGTGATCATTGCCGGGGGCGGCCACATTGGCGAAAATATCGGCCGAATTTTGCGGAAACTGGGGTTACAGTTTGTGATAATTGAGTTCGACATCAACCGCGCAGACCGAATGCGTAAAGATGGGCTGTCAGTCATGTACGGTGATGCCTCAGAGTCAGTTGTACTTGAGGCCGCGGGACTTCGCGACGCCGCACTTTTGATTGCCACTATGCCTGCGGCGATTGAGATCAACAGTATCGTTGCGCATGCCACTGTCCTGAATCCCGACGTGGATATCGTGGCGCGTGCTGATACGCTGGAGCACTTGCAATACCTCCAAAAGCAAGGGATATTCGAAGTCGTGCAACCGGAGTTTGAAGCCAGCCTGGAGATGACCCGACAGGCATTGACCCATCTGAATGTGCCGGAGGAGGAGATCAGTCAGTTTATCCAGGAGACCCACGTGGAATTCTATAAACAACTCCAGGAGGCGGCATCTCCGGAATAG
- a CDS encoding glycosyltransferase: MAFLQNIDISIVSQWIVGAAGAVYTGFLLFIITGVLRTKNTKAQAQPSVSVIVPAHNEEAEIGKCLQALLAQDYPEELTELVIVVDRSIDETREIAETFREHDDRVQIITIDHVPDGYSPKKYALSRGIEESTGEIILTTDADCRSGKDWITGMVSHFTEDTGFVAGIVYTKPVGGPASYLAGIDGVVTSIIGAGTTGWNRGIACRGGNFAYRRSVYEEVNGFQGVGIQQVLSGDDDLFLQKAKRKTRYGFRFSTLPETVVQEDIPDNLGDIYRRRRRHIDASKHFNRNVQVGYLAYNVANILIIAGALAMVWTRMLFPVALWAFLVKFLLDTTAGYLILKPVREFRILAILPVWEFYNVFKELFISPLGLFGKIRW, translated from the coding sequence ATGGCATTCCTCCAGAATATTGACATTTCCATAGTATCCCAGTGGATTGTGGGAGCGGCCGGAGCAGTGTATACCGGATTTTTGCTTTTTATAATTACGGGAGTTCTGCGGACCAAAAATACGAAAGCGCAGGCGCAGCCGAGCGTGTCTGTTATTGTGCCGGCACACAATGAAGAAGCAGAGATTGGTAAATGTTTACAGGCATTACTCGCCCAGGATTACCCGGAGGAGTTAACCGAATTAGTTATTGTAGTCGATCGATCCATAGATGAGACCCGTGAGATCGCAGAGACGTTCCGCGAGCATGATGATCGCGTTCAAATAATTACAATCGATCATGTGCCGGATGGATACAGTCCGAAAAAGTATGCGCTGAGCCGTGGAATTGAAGAAAGCACCGGAGAAATCATTTTAACTACAGATGCCGACTGCCGGTCCGGTAAGGATTGGATTACCGGAATGGTGTCCCATTTCACTGAAGATACAGGGTTTGTTGCGGGAATTGTCTATACAAAACCCGTAGGTGGACCAGCGAGTTATCTTGCGGGAATAGATGGGGTAGTTACTAGTATAATCGGAGCGGGCACCACCGGCTGGAATCGCGGAATAGCCTGCCGGGGCGGGAACTTCGCTTATCGACGCTCAGTGTATGAGGAAGTAAACGGATTTCAGGGGGTAGGGATTCAACAAGTCCTGTCCGGCGATGATGATCTGTTCCTCCAAAAGGCGAAACGCAAAACAAGGTACGGCTTCCGGTTTTCTACCTTACCGGAAACGGTAGTACAGGAGGATATTCCGGACAATCTCGGGGATATCTACAGACGCAGACGCAGACATATTGATGCTTCGAAGCATTTTAACCGAAATGTACAGGTTGGATATCTTGCGTATAACGTTGCCAATATACTGATTATCGCCGGAGCCCTTGCCATGGTCTGGACTCGGATGCTCTTCCCGGTTGCTCTTTGGGCTTTTCTGGTGAAATTCTTGCTAGATACGACCGCTGGATATTTGATCCTGAAGCCTGTCCGAGAATTTCGGATACTGGCTATTCTACCGGTATGGGAGTTCTATAATGTGTTCAAAGAACTTTTCATTAGTCCGCTGGGATTGTTCGGTAAGATTCGCTGGTAA
- a CDS encoding GNAT family N-acetyltransferase, protein MKIQKMAPEDWPDVERIYLQGIKTGNATFEQESSGWEEWDKTHREDCRLVAKIDGDIVGWAALSDISDRCVYAGVSEVSIYVDPNYQGKGIGSRLMEKLITESESAGIWTLQAGIFPENRASIRLHKKHGFREFGTREKLGKLDGEWRDVVLLERRSLVVGTD, encoded by the coding sequence ATGAAAATTCAAAAAATGGCGCCCGAGGACTGGCCGGACGTTGAACGCATTTATCTGCAGGGCATCAAGACAGGAAACGCCACTTTCGAACAGGAGAGCTCTGGCTGGGAGGAGTGGGACAAAACGCACCGTGAAGACTGCCGGCTTGTGGCAAAAATCGACGGTGATATTGTCGGATGGGCGGCACTGTCAGATATCTCTGACCGGTGCGTGTACGCCGGGGTAAGTGAGGTAAGTATTTACGTGGACCCGAATTACCAGGGAAAGGGGATCGGCAGCCGGCTGATGGAGAAATTAATTACGGAATCCGAGTCCGCCGGCATCTGGACGCTCCAGGCGGGTATCTTCCCGGAGAATAGAGCGAGTATTCGCCTCCACAAGAAACACGGATTCCGGGAATTCGGCACCCGGGAAAAGCTCGGCAAGCTGGACGGCGAATGGCGGGATGTGGTGCTGCTGGAACGCCGAAGTTTAGTGGTTGGGACAGACTGA
- a CDS encoding flippase-like domain-containing protein, with translation MKENIEGQAEQTSGKSKTPETATAVRSGRRWFWWILKLVVGIILLAIIINFVRKEENLWAGFLDADLRWIGLGLFGVLLHFFLFYVRWRFTLNTIFILSATPRQIWRSLFGGISLGLITPGSLGELARGIFFPREEFWRVSGASVIDKLYANLTSLFLGSIGILVLGMDVLSLSGSWNYLFVGLMAALIIAGIVFLLRPRILAASLRYLSRYLPDSISRKLSTFSEYLQRLGPGTSWKLVAVSVAINVGIFLELYCFLRAYTPAPFWQTFFAFEGSYLASTLLPLTLGNLGVHEGFRILFFSAVGVAAAPTLQASMIIFAVNVLIPAGVGFFFLPDGRRNFGIQRRTVPSQTVGRQR, from the coding sequence ATGAAAGAAAATATTGAGGGGCAGGCTGAGCAAACTTCCGGTAAAAGTAAGACGCCGGAAACTGCGACGGCAGTCCGGAGTGGCCGGAGGTGGTTTTGGTGGATTCTGAAGTTGGTAGTCGGAATCATCCTCCTCGCAATCATCATAAATTTCGTCCGAAAAGAGGAAAATCTCTGGGCGGGATTTCTTGATGCCGATCTGCGCTGGATCGGTCTCGGGCTTTTCGGTGTATTACTCCATTTTTTTCTGTTTTACGTCCGGTGGCGATTTACGCTGAATACAATATTTATATTGTCGGCAACACCCCGCCAGATTTGGCGCTCGCTGTTCGGGGGCATTAGCCTTGGGTTGATTACTCCGGGCAGTTTGGGGGAACTTGCCAGAGGTATCTTTTTTCCCAGGGAAGAGTTTTGGCGGGTATCCGGCGCCAGTGTCATTGATAAATTATATGCAAATCTCACCAGCCTTTTCCTAGGGAGTATCGGGATACTGGTGTTGGGAATGGATGTACTTTCCCTCTCAGGCAGTTGGAATTATTTGTTTGTTGGTTTAATGGCGGCTCTGATAATCGCTGGGATAGTTTTTCTGTTGAGGCCCAGAATTTTGGCTGCCTCATTACGCTACCTGAGTCGATATCTGCCGGATTCCATCAGCAGGAAACTCAGTACCTTTAGCGAATACCTGCAACGACTCGGTCCTGGTACCAGCTGGAAACTGGTGGCCGTCTCAGTGGCGATTAATGTAGGCATCTTTCTGGAACTGTACTGTTTTCTGAGAGCATATACTCCTGCACCCTTCTGGCAGACATTCTTCGCCTTCGAAGGCTCGTATCTGGCGTCGACGCTCCTGCCATTAACGCTTGGAAACCTTGGCGTGCACGAAGGCTTCCGTATTCTGTTCTTTTCCGCAGTCGGGGTGGCTGCTGCTCCCACACTTCAGGCCTCCATGATTATCTTTGCGGTGAACGTATTGATTCCCGCCGGGGTCGGTTTTTTCTTTTTGCCAGACGGAAGGCGGAATTTTGGGATCCAGCGGCGCACTGTGCCCTCACAAACCGTAGGGCGCCAGAGATGA
- a CDS encoding polysaccharide deacetylase family protein: protein MYTQSLWRSDAQESVAVTFDDGPGRITRQLLDWATQREAQFAFFLMPENLSGHEPLVRQMTAEGHIVGTHFLHHRSYLFSHKSGFQSDLRQSGELISTRADSPVKICRPPYGRIFPWQQKWIRELGMTPVMWTHNTADYRPQSLEETCAQLRAYLRPGDIVVMHDGRKYHPEALSILDFIIDEMHLKIRFPLGCP, encoded by the coding sequence ATGTACACGCAGAGCTTGTGGCGTTCCGACGCTCAGGAATCCGTGGCGGTGACCTTTGATGACGGTCCGGGACGAATTACCCGGCAACTTCTGGACTGGGCGACGCAACGAGAGGCGCAGTTCGCATTTTTCCTGATGCCGGAAAACTTGTCCGGCCATGAACCTCTGGTCCGGCAAATGACTGCGGAAGGACATATTGTTGGCACCCATTTCCTTCATCACCGTTCTTACCTTTTCAGTCACAAATCCGGGTTTCAGTCGGACTTACGCCAGTCCGGTGAATTAATTTCCACGAGAGCTGATTCACCTGTCAAGATATGCCGGCCGCCCTATGGTCGCATCTTTCCGTGGCAACAAAAGTGGATTCGGGAATTAGGTATGACGCCGGTTATGTGGACGCATAATACGGCCGACTACCGCCCGCAATCTTTGGAGGAAACATGTGCTCAGCTACGAGCCTATCTCCGGCCCGGCGATATTGTGGTGATGCATGACGGGCGAAAGTATCATCCGGAAGCGCTTAGTATTCTGGATTTTATCATCGACGAAATGCATCTGAAAATCCGGTTTCCATTGGGATGCCCCTGA
- a CDS encoding isoamylase early set domain-containing protein: MSLKKQYLKTKPVCKVTFRLPAEAAENANSVSLVGDFYDWDPSKTPMKKLKNGSYKAVLDLDPDQNYEFRYLINGDEWENDWEADDYVGNPYGAGENSVVSV, encoded by the coding sequence ATGAGTTTGAAAAAGCAGTATTTAAAAACGAAGCCGGTGTGTAAGGTGACCTTTCGGTTACCGGCAGAAGCCGCGGAAAATGCCAATTCTGTATCTTTGGTTGGAGATTTTTATGATTGGGACCCCTCCAAAACCCCTATGAAAAAGTTAAAAAACGGGAGCTATAAGGCTGTTCTGGATTTAGATCCGGATCAGAATTATGAATTTAGGTATCTGATTAACGGCGACGAATGGGAAAATGACTGGGAAGCAGACGACTACGTTGGAAATCCGTACGGCGCCGGTGAGAATTCGGTGGTTTCAGTTTAA